The following proteins are co-located in the Maridesulfovibrio sp. genome:
- the cysC gene encoding adenylyl-sulfate kinase — MSSERNIQKYRGKVFREDREVLNGHRSAVFWFTGLSGSGKSTIAHEVEKQLFDRSMRAYVFDGDNVRHGLCGDLSFSPAARTENIRRIAEVSKLFTENGTICMCAFISPLEKYRQMAREIVGDADFYEIFITCPLEVCEERDVKGYYKLAREGKIKNYTGISASYEAPEAPDLVVDTDKETLEESVAKVSGFILEKVGFQAVQIAQKKNSPK, encoded by the coding sequence ATGAGTAGTGAAAGAAATATCCAGAAGTATCGGGGAAAGGTTTTCCGGGAAGACAGGGAGGTGCTCAATGGGCACCGGTCTGCGGTTTTCTGGTTCACCGGCCTTTCCGGATCAGGAAAATCCACTATTGCCCATGAGGTTGAAAAGCAGCTTTTTGATCGGTCCATGAGGGCTTACGTATTCGACGGGGATAATGTTCGCCACGGATTATGCGGAGACTTAAGTTTTTCTCCGGCTGCCCGGACAGAGAACATCAGGCGTATAGCAGAAGTGTCGAAATTGTTTACGGAGAACGGGACAATCTGCATGTGCGCGTTCATTTCTCCTCTTGAAAAGTATCGCCAGATGGCTCGCGAGATTGTAGGGGACGCTGATTTTTATGAAATATTTATCACCTGTCCGCTTGAGGTTTGTGAAGAGCGGGATGTAAAGGGCTACTACAAATTGGCTCGTGAAGGTAAAATCAAGAATTATACCGGAATCTCAGCTTCATATGAGGCTCCGGAAGCTCCTGATCTGGTTGTTGATACGGATAAGGAAACGCTTGAGGAATCAGTGGCAAAGGTGAGTGGTTTCATTCTTGAGAAGGTTGGTTTTCAAGCTGTACAGATTGCCCAAAAAAAGAACTCCCCGAAATGA
- a CDS encoding mechanosensitive ion channel family protein — MPSSVRCVFVSLMFLVLLSKSVFASNIFPLEPPDTSSPRATLSSFIHYTDKLYEEATAAEEDLFLAREFMQRAERCFDFSMVPPTLLSDVSVESVLRLREILDRIELPDLADVPDKSEVKKFNILLWRIPHTEITIGRCPEGPRMGSYLFTPETVRRLEEYYEEVSHLPYRSDKGENYTGFYEQYIYSSGWMIPDGFLKKLPEWMKEGYLGQAVWQWIAMVMILILGDLSMWGVWLWHKKQKYRIRKWNWRWERLLFPLYAMLICIVMEYLIDDQINITGDVLSWISMLLKFLFAIFAGVAIIIGGDVVMRGIIYTSKIKEEALDADVIRLGCRMASFGLVFVLFYNAGSYFGIPVTAIFASAGIAGVAVALAARETLANFFGGVSIFMDRPFRAGDYIVLDNGDRGEVKAVGMRSTRIQTRDDIMITIPNSVITNGKVVNQSRPHPHFRVRIKLGVAYGSDVDKVEELLMKLAENNYLTLKDPAPRVRFRKFGDSALEFELLCWAARPHDRGRLIHELSRDIYKCFNAEGIVIPFPQQDVYLHKAED; from the coding sequence ATGCCATCCAGTGTTCGTTGCGTTTTTGTTTCATTGATGTTTTTGGTTCTGCTTAGCAAATCGGTTTTTGCCTCCAATATTTTCCCTCTTGAACCACCGGATACTTCCAGCCCCCGGGCGACCCTTTCGAGTTTTATTCACTACACAGATAAGCTTTATGAAGAGGCTACGGCTGCGGAAGAAGATTTGTTTTTAGCAAGAGAGTTTATGCAACGCGCTGAGCGGTGTTTTGATTTCAGTATGGTTCCGCCTACGCTTCTCAGTGATGTGAGTGTCGAATCAGTACTCAGGTTGCGGGAGATTCTGGATCGTATCGAATTGCCGGACCTTGCCGACGTTCCCGATAAATCCGAAGTTAAAAAATTTAATATTCTGCTCTGGCGCATCCCTCATACAGAAATCACTATCGGACGTTGCCCGGAGGGCCCGCGTATGGGGTCTTATCTGTTCACACCTGAAACTGTGCGGCGGTTGGAAGAATATTATGAAGAAGTGAGCCATCTTCCTTACCGTAGTGATAAGGGCGAGAATTATACCGGCTTTTATGAGCAGTATATCTATTCTTCCGGCTGGATGATACCGGATGGATTTTTAAAGAAGCTTCCTGAATGGATGAAGGAAGGCTATCTGGGGCAGGCCGTCTGGCAATGGATAGCAATGGTAATGATTCTGATTCTGGGAGACCTCAGCATGTGGGGTGTCTGGCTCTGGCATAAGAAGCAGAAATACAGGATCCGCAAGTGGAATTGGAGATGGGAAAGATTGTTGTTCCCGCTTTATGCCATGTTGATCTGCATTGTAATGGAGTATCTTATTGATGATCAGATCAATATCACAGGCGATGTGCTTTCATGGATATCCATGCTGCTGAAATTCCTTTTTGCCATATTCGCGGGCGTGGCTATCATCATAGGCGGCGATGTGGTTATGCGCGGTATTATCTATACTTCAAAGATCAAGGAAGAGGCTCTTGATGCGGATGTTATCCGGCTTGGATGCCGTATGGCTTCATTCGGCCTTGTTTTTGTGCTTTTCTACAATGCCGGGAGCTATTTCGGTATTCCGGTCACGGCTATTTTTGCTTCGGCCGGTATTGCCGGTGTTGCTGTTGCCTTGGCTGCCCGGGAAACATTGGCCAACTTTTTCGGTGGAGTCTCTATCTTTATGGACCGTCCTTTCAGGGCAGGCGATTATATTGTGCTCGATAACGGCGACCGCGGTGAGGTCAAGGCTGTCGGCATGCGCAGTACCCGGATTCAGACCCGTGATGACATAATGATCACCATTCCCAACTCGGTTATCACCAATGGCAAGGTTGTAAACCAAAGCCGCCCCCATCCGCATTTCAGGGTGCGTATCAAACTCGGAGTAGCTTACGGCAGTGATGTCGATAAGGTTGAAGAATTGCTGATGAAGTTGGCGGAAAACAACTATCTGACTCTCAAAGATCCTGCGCCCAGGGTCCGTTTCCGCAAGTTTGGAGATTCAGCCCTTGAGTTTGAACTGCTCTGCTGGGCCGCTCGTCCTCATGACCGGGGCAGGCTGATTCATGAACTCAGTCGTGATATTTATAAGTGCTTCAATGCGGAAGGAATTGTTATCCCCTTTCCCCAGCAGGATGTATATTTGCATAAAGCGGAGGATTGA
- a CDS encoding glycosyltransferase family 9 protein: MKDISSINPKKILVCQLRQIGDVVLATPSVSLLHKKYPDAEIHVLTEDKCTQVFDNNPAVSHVWAIDKKKLRNPIKALAFYWKVGRAGYDLIVDFQQLPRCRWVVLFSDAPVKLAEMPPWYNRWLYTNWPQSIPDGYAAMYKAGVLKPLGIDWNSERPMIFVSDEERAEAKACLDSLGVADDEPLITIDASHRRHTRKWPEEYYGKLIRLIAEKRPNFKFFLLYGPGEKDVALKVREESGVADKCVMVEKPGSLRIMAALIERAILHIGNCSAPRHFAVAVGTQSIVMPGSSGSWVFPSPEHEEVVAGIECEPCGREKCERGDLACLTKVMPEDVLLRVLDRV; the protein is encoded by the coding sequence GTGAAAGATATATCATCAATTAATCCTAAGAAAATACTTGTTTGTCAGTTGCGCCAGATTGGCGATGTTGTGTTGGCTACTCCTTCTGTTTCACTTCTCCATAAAAAATATCCTGATGCTGAAATTCATGTCCTGACAGAGGACAAGTGTACGCAAGTATTTGATAATAATCCGGCAGTCAGCCATGTCTGGGCTATTGATAAAAAGAAACTTCGTAATCCAATAAAGGCCTTGGCATTTTACTGGAAAGTGGGGCGGGCCGGATATGACCTTATTGTCGATTTTCAGCAGCTTCCCCGTTGTCGGTGGGTTGTTCTGTTCAGTGATGCTCCGGTTAAACTTGCCGAGATGCCGCCGTGGTATAACCGTTGGCTGTATACCAATTGGCCTCAATCTATCCCGGATGGATACGCTGCCATGTATAAGGCTGGAGTGCTTAAGCCTCTTGGTATTGACTGGAATTCCGAGCGGCCGATGATTTTTGTTTCTGATGAAGAACGAGCCGAAGCAAAGGCCTGTCTCGATTCCCTTGGTGTAGCCGATGATGAACCTTTGATTACAATTGATGCATCCCATAGAAGGCATACCCGTAAATGGCCGGAAGAGTATTATGGAAAGTTGATCCGTTTAATTGCGGAGAAGCGTCCTAATTTTAAATTTTTTCTGCTTTATGGGCCCGGCGAAAAAGATGTAGCACTTAAGGTAAGGGAAGAGTCCGGAGTTGCCGATAAGTGTGTCATGGTTGAGAAACCCGGTTCTTTGAGAATTATGGCCGCTTTGATTGAACGGGCTATTCTTCATATTGGGAACTGTTCTGCTCCGAGGCATTTTGCTGTTGCCGTCGGCACACAAAGTATTGTCATGCCCGGTTCATCCGGAAGTTGGGTTTTCCCTTCACCGGAACACGAGGAAGTTGTCGCTGGTATTGAGTGCGAGCCTTGCGGTAGGGAGAAATGTGAACGCGGTGATTTGGCCTGTCTGACTAAAGTAATGCCGGAAGATGTTCTTTTAAGGGTTTTAGATAGAGTGTAA
- the mrtJ gene encoding JDVT-CTERM system glutamic-type intramembrane protease MrtJ, producing the protein MVYDFFVNRILKGIWCQFKWGAVSLTDPVFYLFLSFGFVGLYVPEPDLQLSLNLLFLKALFEEFFFRFLLQEGIDRLLKYQWRLGPLSLANFLASLTFACVHLIHQPPHWALLTFFPSLVFGYIWQRYRSLVSATLIHFAYNAFLFYQFM; encoded by the coding sequence ATGGTTTATGATTTTTTCGTAAACAGAATTTTGAAAGGGATTTGGTGTCAGTTCAAATGGGGGGCGGTCAGCTTAACTGATCCGGTCTTCTATTTATTTCTTTCTTTCGGTTTTGTAGGCCTATACGTTCCTGAGCCGGATCTTCAACTTTCTTTGAATCTGTTGTTCTTGAAAGCTTTATTTGAGGAGTTTTTTTTCAGGTTTTTGCTGCAGGAAGGAATTGATCGCCTGTTAAAGTATCAATGGAGATTGGGGCCGCTTAGTCTTGCTAACTTTCTGGCATCGTTGACTTTTGCGTGTGTACACTTGATTCATCAGCCTCCCCATTGGGCTTTACTGACTTTTTTTCCGTCACTTGTCTTCGGCTATATATGGCAGAGATATAGGAGTTTGGTTTCCGCGACTCTTATCCACTTTGCCTACAATGCATTTTTGTTTTATCAGTTTATGTAA
- a CDS encoding ketoacyl-ACP synthase III, translated as MNSFINNIDYYLPEYTIDCHELDETKPHWHVSNSLPKTGVRYLHHSAKDETTLQMAYKAASKVLSGLSADELPDTLIVCTQTPDQLLPHVSACLQHELGLPSSTKCFDVSLGCSGYCYGLSIAYGYMAAGISKRVLFVTVDNYSKTIDPENKTSFLIFSDGAAATIIDKPETAPSFLFGTDGSRSESIRCLNSGISVVTGKEDNAPIAKPDMQMDGFKVFQFTVKTIPNEIRKLAEQAGVGMDGIDLFVFHQASNKVLESLAEKLKIPEEKMIIDLYEVGNTTSSTIPIALKRAENRGELKRGDTIMLFGFGIGLSWSGAVLKY; from the coding sequence ATGAACAGCTTTATCAATAATATAGACTACTATCTCCCTGAATATACCATAGACTGCCATGAGCTGGATGAAACCAAGCCTCACTGGCATGTAAGCAACTCACTGCCTAAGACAGGCGTTCGCTATCTGCACCACTCAGCAAAAGATGAAACCACCTTGCAGATGGCCTATAAAGCCGCGTCAAAAGTTCTGTCCGGACTATCTGCAGATGAATTACCGGACACGCTGATCGTCTGTACCCAGACTCCGGACCAACTCCTGCCCCATGTTTCCGCCTGCCTGCAACACGAACTTGGCCTTCCGTCTTCGACCAAATGTTTTGACGTAAGCCTCGGCTGCAGCGGGTATTGCTACGGTCTTTCCATTGCCTACGGCTACATGGCAGCCGGAATATCTAAACGGGTACTCTTTGTAACTGTCGATAACTACTCCAAAACTATAGATCCGGAAAACAAGACATCTTTCCTTATATTTTCAGATGGTGCGGCTGCGACAATTATCGATAAACCTGAAACAGCTCCCTCATTTCTCTTTGGAACAGACGGCAGCCGCAGTGAATCAATCCGTTGCCTCAATTCAGGAATCAGCGTTGTAACAGGAAAAGAAGACAACGCACCTATCGCCAAGCCGGACATGCAGATGGACGGATTCAAGGTCTTCCAGTTCACAGTAAAGACCATTCCGAATGAGATCAGAAAACTGGCTGAGCAAGCCGGAGTCGGCATGGATGGAATCGATCTTTTCGTCTTTCATCAGGCCAGTAATAAGGTTCTGGAGTCACTTGCCGAGAAGCTGAAGATCCCGGAAGAAAAAATGATCATCGACCTGTACGAAGTGGGCAACACGACTTCCTCTACCATCCCCATTGCCCTTAAGAGGGCGGAAAACAGGGGGGAACTCAAACGAGGAGACACTATCATGCTCTTCGGATTCGGAATCGGCCTCAGCTGGTCCGGCGCTGTACTTAAATACTAA
- the gspD gene encoding type II secretion system secretin GspD yields the protein MALNMLNKLCKFVVGLVLSMVLMVSAATAQPEGGEGVHANLESISLVEFIKFVGRYTGRNIVFQKGALPGSHISIYAGQSLTEPELMAVFQEVLSGAGFHAVTRDNVTYVLPMRDAKLISPDIKASPSEGNGEEIITSVFQLEGKMDPAKVQTVLTQVASRIGQVTPVPMADAVMVRDLQSNVNKMKKLLGILKRAGAEQELALIELDKSSAKTVATKLTSFYKKLSTAGKTGTPPVIESLDWANSLLVSGSNDQIKTIKRLISKLDKGSDAYSKMKIYRLHNIEAVVAGDVLKSLVTGGGIPASSKSEGSNSQSDTSDSSKSTKSSTSSSSGSDDIQVSADETTNTLIVMASADQLPQIDNFVEQLDQAQDQVYIEALVLETTLDHAKEFGVEWQGGIDLGGSVATLGYTKTKDSNLSTYAANPSSVPGGYSMGVLGDTISYAGKSFPTIGALVNFTKSATDFNLISAPQIMTLDNAEAEIFVGQNRPYKTGQSTTSGDAVVSTYEYKDVGIKLKITPRINREDGLVKLKVFQTYNTVSEASTTELPITNDRKTDTTVLLADGSTMVIGGLIRADHTRTEAGVPYLSDLPLLGWLFKTTSNSGTKNTLMVFLSARIIQTTEGLEALSKAKMDKYRNQRNRVSNFIDEEFNTIGSDSKKSGDATSSLSDGL from the coding sequence ATGGCGTTGAATATGCTGAATAAATTATGTAAATTTGTTGTGGGACTTGTTTTGTCAATGGTTCTTATGGTTTCTGCCGCTACGGCACAGCCAGAAGGAGGCGAAGGAGTCCATGCCAACCTTGAAAGTATCTCTCTGGTAGAATTTATTAAATTTGTCGGTCGCTACACCGGTAGAAATATTGTTTTTCAGAAGGGAGCCTTGCCCGGTTCCCATATCAGCATTTATGCTGGACAGTCTCTCACTGAACCTGAACTGATGGCTGTTTTTCAGGAAGTTTTGAGTGGGGCTGGGTTTCATGCGGTTACCAGGGATAACGTGACCTATGTTTTGCCCATGCGTGATGCAAAGCTTATTTCTCCAGACATCAAGGCTTCACCCTCAGAGGGAAATGGTGAAGAGATAATCACTTCTGTTTTTCAGCTGGAAGGAAAAATGGATCCGGCTAAGGTTCAAACTGTTCTGACGCAGGTGGCTTCTCGTATCGGGCAGGTAACACCTGTTCCTATGGCTGATGCCGTTATGGTCCGGGATTTACAGAGCAATGTTAATAAAATGAAAAAACTGCTTGGTATTTTGAAAAGGGCGGGCGCTGAGCAGGAGTTGGCTTTAATTGAGTTGGATAAGTCCAGTGCTAAAACTGTGGCTACTAAACTGACTTCTTTTTATAAAAAATTATCGACAGCCGGTAAAACCGGAACTCCCCCGGTCATAGAATCTTTGGACTGGGCTAATAGTTTACTTGTTTCAGGAAGCAACGATCAGATTAAAACCATTAAAAGACTTATTTCCAAGCTTGATAAGGGCAGCGACGCCTATTCGAAGATGAAAATTTACAGACTCCACAATATTGAAGCTGTTGTGGCCGGTGATGTTTTGAAAAGCCTTGTTACTGGGGGAGGTATTCCCGCTTCCAGTAAATCTGAGGGCAGTAATTCTCAATCTGATACCAGTGATTCATCCAAGTCTACTAAGTCCTCTACTTCATCTTCCAGTGGGTCTGACGACATTCAAGTCTCTGCAGATGAAACAACAAATACTTTGATCGTAATGGCTAGTGCGGATCAATTGCCGCAGATTGATAACTTTGTTGAGCAGTTGGATCAGGCTCAGGATCAGGTTTATATTGAAGCCCTTGTTCTTGAAACCACCTTGGATCATGCCAAGGAATTCGGAGTTGAATGGCAGGGTGGCATTGACCTGGGTGGCAGTGTCGCCACTTTGGGGTATACTAAAACAAAAGATAGTAACCTTTCCACCTATGCTGCCAACCCTTCCAGTGTCCCAGGTGGCTATTCCATGGGGGTGCTGGGTGATACTATTTCTTATGCAGGTAAGAGTTTTCCCACTATCGGGGCCTTGGTAAACTTTACCAAGTCGGCCACAGATTTTAACCTCATATCCGCTCCCCAGATCATGACTCTGGACAATGCTGAAGCTGAGATCTTTGTCGGTCAGAACAGACCGTATAAAACCGGTCAGAGTACAACCAGCGGTGATGCTGTTGTTTCTACCTACGAATATAAAGATGTTGGTATCAAGCTTAAGATTACCCCGAGGATCAATCGTGAAGACGGGCTGGTCAAGCTCAAGGTATTCCAAACTTACAATACTGTTTCTGAAGCCAGTACGACAGAACTTCCGATTACTAACGATCGTAAGACCGATACTACAGTGCTTCTGGCTGATGGTTCGACAATGGTTATCGGTGGCTTGATCAGAGCTGACCATACCCGCACTGAAGCAGGTGTTCCCTATCTTTCAGATTTGCCTTTGTTGGGTTGGCTTTTCAAGACAACCAGCAACAGTGGCACCAAGAATACTCTGATGGTTTTTCTTTCAGCACGTATTATTCAGACAACCGAAGGGCTTGAAGCCTTAAGTAAAGCCAAGATGGACAAGTACAGAAATCAACGTAATCGAGTTAGTAATTTCATTGATGAAGAATTTAATACCATCGGAAGTGATTCTAAAAAAAGCGGCGATGCAACTTCTTCCCTGTCAGACGGCTTATAG
- a CDS encoding GspE/PulE family protein: MSNIYDLNLVPREVVDIFLTFPQRNEFIPVEVRDKQIKVLLQNEASLPMADFLAWKLGKNIVSEIVSEEEFFPLLEQALTVWEEESAIESDSDDAGGEDGQDLLGWSHDDAPIVRLVNKTLHQAISTGASDIHFEGQGNGFVVRYRQDGVLKAVKRLDKGLQPTVIARIKVMGEMDVAESRKPQDGRIFLKLGQKEVDVRVSTIPTMSGEKAVLRVLDRSKNILNLEELGLKGPDLELFRKVLAQPHGIVLVTGPTGSGKTTSLYAGLSELPRDDKNIVTVEDPVEYQLSGVNQVQVNKAAGMTFATTIRSFLRQDPDIILVGEIRDQETASTAVQASLTGHLVLSTLHTNDAATAVTRMLDMGIEPFLLASSLSLVLGQRLVRVNCKHCSRTVEVSENTQKLFEEIEALPSIQTAGAGCEHCNFTGFNGRRGVYELIPVTEDMRGLIMEVASSDQIKAYAKEMGRETMVDHGIRLVREGVTTLEEVVRVTKL, encoded by the coding sequence TTGAGTAATATATATGATCTCAATTTAGTTCCACGTGAAGTTGTGGATATCTTTTTGACCTTTCCTCAGCGGAATGAGTTTATACCTGTTGAAGTCCGGGATAAGCAAATAAAGGTGCTCCTTCAGAATGAAGCATCTCTGCCTATGGCAGATTTTTTGGCCTGGAAGTTGGGTAAGAATATTGTTTCAGAGATTGTGTCTGAAGAAGAATTTTTCCCACTGCTCGAGCAGGCACTGACTGTCTGGGAAGAAGAGAGTGCCATTGAATCTGACTCTGATGATGCTGGCGGTGAAGATGGTCAGGATCTGTTGGGATGGTCGCATGATGATGCTCCTATTGTCCGGTTGGTGAACAAGACCTTGCATCAGGCTATTTCTACCGGAGCCAGTGATATTCATTTCGAAGGACAGGGTAACGGTTTTGTCGTCCGCTATCGGCAGGATGGTGTGTTGAAAGCAGTAAAACGTCTTGATAAAGGACTACAGCCTACGGTCATCGCCCGTATCAAAGTTATGGGTGAGATGGATGTTGCTGAAAGTCGCAAGCCTCAGGATGGCCGTATTTTTCTTAAGCTCGGACAGAAAGAAGTTGATGTCCGTGTTTCTACTATTCCTACCATGAGCGGTGAAAAAGCAGTTTTGCGTGTTTTGGACCGTTCTAAAAATATCCTTAATCTCGAAGAGTTAGGTCTTAAAGGACCTGACCTTGAACTTTTTCGGAAGGTTCTCGCCCAGCCCCATGGTATCGTACTTGTTACCGGTCCTACCGGTTCCGGTAAAACTACCAGTCTCTATGCAGGATTAAGTGAACTCCCTCGTGATGATAAGAACATTGTCACCGTTGAAGATCCTGTTGAATACCAGCTTTCAGGGGTCAATCAGGTTCAGGTCAACAAGGCTGCCGGCATGACTTTTGCCACCACTATCCGTTCCTTCCTCAGGCAGGATCCAGATATTATCCTTGTCGGTGAAATACGAGATCAGGAAACTGCAAGTACAGCGGTTCAGGCTTCACTTACCGGTCACCTTGTTCTTTCCACTCTGCATACTAACGATGCTGCAACAGCAGTCACCAGGATGCTTGATATGGGTATAGAACCTTTTCTGCTGGCATCTTCACTCTCTCTTGTGCTTGGACAGCGTTTGGTTCGCGTTAATTGTAAGCATTGCTCTAGAACTGTTGAGGTCTCCGAGAATACCCAGAAGCTATTTGAGGAAATTGAAGCTTTGCCTTCTATACAGACAGCTGGAGCAGGTTGTGAGCATTGCAATTTCACAGGTTTCAATGGAAGACGCGGTGTTTATGAGCTTATTCCTGTCACGGAAGATATGCGCGGTCTGATTATGGAAGTTGCCTCTTCAGACCAGATAAAGGCTTACGCTAAGGAAATGGGCCGTGAAACTATGGTCGACCATGGTATCCGACTTGTCAGAGAGGGGGTGACGACCCTTGAAGAAGTTGTCAGGGTTACCAAGCTTTAG
- a CDS encoding STT3 domain-containing protein, which translates to MNTREYFRKPEWFSNWKIFLLFALICFSIAFGLRAIELPKWDNPAYMVNGEYIMGTHDAYSWMAGAKGVGSAANNPMSGMLRVLNTVTGIQIGNIAFWLPAVFSGFCAIAAFGWGMLLGGRWVGLLGAVYATSIPAYYLRTRLSYYDTDIITLFFPLLISLLIVCWIKQGIRKRWIPLAGEEKEFVPTLLDYFFPVVAGALGTWGKFWHSDVQTFSVFTLFVSVFLVLLCAKRKNQGILLNGIVLFSLAAFLGYTGVLLSVVMAFVFYQISTTDNKKYISNLWINLAAIVAIFALSGIWAFIFSFISSKVVAYLKPAADNAGAIQGPIYPGIAQSVIEAQNVPLQTIIDTATGSEVLWWFATIAGLFLFLLRPEAIYLFPFYLLMFAAVKIGGRFTMFSGAPLGLAMGYVSCLIIDKINLKSSHELVKACVCVLFAGTLVWHVTPLYNGVPVTPIMGKYHAQALIKTGPIMPEDATVWTWWDWGYATKYYTGKHSFADGGNHAGNVLLPLALAYTTSSPFQANQLMKYSALNGNNPSLVWKDKSALEVYGFLKSLGTHKYELAKAPKQYIVASWENIRLAYWILYYGSWNIVNGSGVHPEVLTINNAFDIDYVKGVVTVKNQRPLKVSAYNILDYQGMKAQGYPGNIGPALLYNHPVSQGFFVDSFAYQSMLIRLLLTDPKDPAIAGNFKLVYEGFPNVRIYEVL; encoded by the coding sequence ATGAATACGCGTGAGTATTTCCGTAAGCCGGAATGGTTCTCTAATTGGAAGATTTTTCTCCTTTTTGCTTTGATTTGTTTTAGTATCGCTTTTGGTTTGCGGGCCATTGAGCTGCCAAAGTGGGACAATCCTGCATACATGGTCAATGGCGAATATATCATGGGTACTCATGATGCTTATTCGTGGATGGCTGGGGCCAAAGGGGTTGGCTCTGCTGCCAATAATCCTATGTCGGGAATGTTGCGTGTATTGAATACTGTAACTGGAATTCAAATCGGGAACATTGCTTTTTGGCTGCCGGCTGTTTTTTCGGGTTTCTGCGCAATAGCAGCTTTTGGCTGGGGAATGCTCCTCGGAGGTAGATGGGTCGGTCTTTTAGGGGCAGTATATGCTACTTCAATACCTGCCTACTATTTGAGAACGCGGCTTTCATATTATGATACTGATATTATAACTCTTTTTTTTCCGCTCTTGATTTCATTGCTTATCGTCTGTTGGATTAAGCAAGGGATTCGGAAAAGATGGATTCCTTTAGCTGGCGAAGAAAAGGAATTTGTTCCTACTCTGCTCGACTATTTTTTTCCGGTGGTCGCTGGAGCGCTTGGAACATGGGGTAAGTTTTGGCATTCCGATGTTCAAACATTTAGTGTCTTCACACTCTTCGTTTCAGTTTTCTTGGTTTTGCTGTGTGCAAAAAGGAAGAATCAGGGAATTTTGTTGAATGGAATAGTATTATTCTCTTTGGCAGCATTTTTAGGGTATACGGGGGTTTTGCTGTCAGTGGTGATGGCCTTTGTCTTCTATCAAATAAGTACGACAGATAATAAAAAGTATATAAGCAATTTATGGATTAATCTTGCTGCGATCGTTGCGATATTTGCATTAAGTGGTATTTGGGCTTTTATTTTCAGTTTTATTTCAAGTAAAGTTGTAGCCTATCTTAAGCCTGCAGCAGATAACGCTGGTGCCATTCAGGGGCCAATTTATCCTGGTATCGCCCAAAGTGTCATTGAGGCTCAGAACGTACCTTTACAAACTATCATTGATACGGCCACAGGCAGTGAGGTTCTTTGGTGGTTTGCTACGATAGCTGGCCTATTCCTTTTTCTTTTACGTCCTGAAGCAATTTATCTTTTCCCTTTTTATCTTCTTATGTTTGCTGCTGTAAAAATCGGCGGCCGTTTCACAATGTTCTCCGGAGCCCCCCTTGGTCTTGCCATGGGGTATGTCTCTTGTCTGATTATCGATAAGATTAATCTGAAATCTAGCCATGAGCTTGTGAAAGCCTGTGTTTGTGTCCTTTTTGCTGGAACCTTGGTGTGGCATGTGACTCCCCTTTATAACGGTGTTCCCGTCACGCCTATCATGGGTAAGTATCATGCTCAGGCTTTAATCAAGACAGGGCCAATTATGCCGGAAGACGCTACGGTCTGGACCTGGTGGGATTGGGGGTATGCAACAAAATACTATACCGGCAAGCATTCATTTGCTGATGGCGGGAATCATGCAGGCAATGTGCTGCTACCGTTAGCTCTTGCATATACTACTTCCTCGCCTTTTCAGGCAAATCAGCTGATGAAATATTCTGCTTTAAATGGCAATAATCCCAGTCTTGTCTGGAAGGATAAATCTGCTTTGGAGGTGTATGGGTTTCTTAAGTCTTTAGGAACCCATAAGTACGAATTAGCTAAAGCTCCTAAACAGTATATTGTTGCCAGCTGGGAAAATATAAGATTGGCATACTGGATCCTGTACTATGGGTCGTGGAATATAGTTAATGGAAGTGGGGTTCATCCCGAGGTGCTGACAATAAATAATGCTTTTGACATTGACTATGTTAAGGGTGTGGTAACTGTTAAAAATCAGCGTCCACTTAAGGTCTCAGCATATAATATTCTTGATTATCAAGGGATGAAGGCTCAAGGCTATCCTGGAAATATTGGCCCAGCCTTATTGTATAACCATCCTGTCAGTCAGGGGTTTTTCGTAGATTCGTTTGCTTACCAGAGTATGCTTATTCGGTTGCTGCTTACAGACCCAAAAGATCCCGCGATCGCCGGTAATTTTAAGCTGGTTTATGAAGGATTCCCAAATGTACGCATCTACGAAGTTTTGTAA